From Amphiprion ocellaris isolate individual 3 ecotype Okinawa chromosome 2, ASM2253959v1, whole genome shotgun sequence, a single genomic window includes:
- the mob3a gene encoding MOB kinase activator 3A, with protein MSMALKQVFNKDRTFRPKRKFEPGTQRFELHKKAQASLNAGLDLKQAVQLPHGEDLNDWVAVHVVDFFNRINLIYGTISDSCTDQTCPVMSGGPKYEYRWQDEHKYKRPTALSAPKYMSLLMDWIEVQINNENIFPTNVGTPFPKTFMQVAKKILSRLFRVFVHVYIHHFDRVSQMGAEAHVNTCYKHFYYFVTEFNLTDHKELEPLKEMTSRMCH; from the exons ATGTCCATGGCCCTGAAACAAGTCTTCAACAAAGACAGGACATTCCGGCCCAAGCGCAAGTTTGAGCCCGGGACACAACGCTTCGAGCTGCACAAGAAGGCCCAGGCATCTCTGAACGCAGGCCTGGACCTGAAGCAGGCTGTGCAGCTGCCCCATGGCGAGGACCTCAACGACTGGGTGGCCGTCCACGTGGTCGACTTCTTCAACCGCATCAACCTCATCTATGGCACCATAAGTGACTCGTGCACCGATCAGACCTGCCCCGTCATGTCCGGTGGGCCCAAGTACGAATACCGCTGGCAAGACGAGCACAAGTACAAGAGGCCGACCGCCTTGTCAGCCCCTAAATACATGAGCCTGCTCATGGATTGGATTGAGGTACAAATCAACAATGAGAACATCTTCCCCACTAATGTCG GTACTCCCTTCCCTAAGACCTTTATGCAGGTGGCTAAGAAGATTTTGTCTCGTCTGTTCCGGGTGTTTGTCCACGTCTACATCCACCACTTTGACCGTGTGAGCCAGATGGGGGCCGAGGCTCACGTCAACACCTgctacaagcatttctattacTTTGTCACTGAGTTCAACCTGACGGACCACAAAGAGCTGGAGCCTCTG AAAGAGATGACCTCTCGGATGTGCCACTGA